One region of Streptomyces sp. NBC_00442 genomic DNA includes:
- a CDS encoding Gfo/Idh/MocA family protein: protein MKDPKDPMNATPPVSPVTPKTPATASNAPHTGSAGKASRADLRVGLVGYGLAGSVFHAPLIAATDGLVLDTIVTSNPDRQAQARAEHGDALRSAGSPDELYDAGLDLIVIASPNKTHVEIATGALTAGLPVVVDKPLAGTAAEARELAALAEERGLLLSVFQNRRWDNDFLTLQRLLADGELGEVQRFESRFERWRPHPKGGWRESGDPAEIGGLLYDLGSHVVDQALVLFGPALRVYAEADVRRPGAQADDDTFIAITHASGVRSHLYVSATAAQLGPRMRVLGSSAGYVKYGLDPQEAALREGRRPAAGEPWGEEPESLWGRIGCGDSPLTGGGCPVRTAPGDYPAYYAAINKALREGGEPPVTAHEAAAALDVLEAARRSAREGVTVEIAL, encoded by the coding sequence ATGAAGGACCCCAAGGACCCCATGAACGCCACGCCCCCCGTGAGCCCCGTAACCCCCAAGACCCCCGCGACCGCCTCGAACGCGCCGCACACCGGGAGCGCCGGGAAGGCGTCGCGCGCCGACCTCCGTGTGGGACTCGTGGGCTACGGCCTGGCGGGCTCCGTCTTCCACGCCCCGCTGATCGCCGCCACCGACGGCCTGGTTCTCGACACGATCGTCACCTCGAACCCCGATCGCCAGGCGCAGGCCCGCGCCGAGCACGGCGATGCGCTGCGCTCCGCGGGCTCGCCCGATGAGTTGTACGACGCGGGGCTCGACCTGATCGTGATCGCCTCGCCGAACAAGACGCACGTCGAGATCGCGACCGGCGCGCTCACGGCGGGCCTGCCCGTCGTCGTGGACAAGCCGCTGGCCGGCACGGCCGCGGAGGCGCGCGAACTCGCCGCCCTCGCCGAGGAGCGCGGCCTGCTGCTCTCGGTCTTCCAGAACCGCCGCTGGGACAACGACTTCCTCACCCTCCAGCGGCTGCTCGCGGACGGCGAGCTCGGTGAGGTCCAGCGCTTCGAGTCGCGTTTCGAACGGTGGCGGCCGCACCCCAAGGGCGGGTGGCGCGAGTCCGGCGACCCGGCCGAGATCGGCGGCCTCCTGTACGACCTGGGCAGCCACGTCGTCGACCAGGCGCTCGTGCTGTTCGGCCCGGCGCTGCGCGTCTACGCCGAGGCCGACGTGCGCCGCCCCGGCGCCCAGGCCGACGACGACACCTTCATCGCGATCACGCACGCGAGCGGCGTCCGCTCCCATCTGTACGTCAGCGCGACGGCCGCCCAACTCGGCCCGCGCATGCGGGTGTTGGGATCGTCGGCCGGTTATGTGAAGTACGGCCTCGATCCGCAGGAGGCGGCGCTGCGCGAGGGCCGGCGCCCGGCGGCCGGCGAGCCGTGGGGCGAGGAGCCCGAGTCGCTGTGGGGCCGGATCGGCTGCGGCGACTCCCCGCTGACCGGCGGCGGATGCCCGGTGCGGACGGCGCCGGGCGACTATCCGGCGTACTACGCGGCGATCAACAAGGCCCTGCGCGAGGGCGGCGAGCCGCCGGTCACCGCGCACGAGGCCGCGGCCGCGCTGGACGTCCTTGAGGCGGCCCGCCGCTCGGCCCGCGAGGGCGTCACGGTGGAGATCGCGCTGTGA